A window of Oscillospiraceae bacterium contains these coding sequences:
- a CDS encoding alpha/beta hydrolase, translating into MSSVRVFKSEESKNAIRTRYNQILSAFPFRQRYVDTPFAKTFLLECGSPENPPLILLHGSCSNSAFWFSEIMALSAQFHVFAADIPGEAGNTEENRLNLRSDDYADWLKAVFDALSIKQAVVMGNSLGSWMALKFAVKYPEYVSKLIIIAPSGLSHQNDKILEKAKQSAQQNEDLTIDSSISQGIELPKEVLEFINLIGAGYYPITEELPAFSDEQLKRLTMPVLFVAGKLDVMVDAPAAAKRLGNLLPHAEIRLLENIGHMVLNALEYIIPFAAK; encoded by the coding sequence ATGTCATCCGTCCGAGTATTTAAATCCGAAGAAAGCAAAAACGCCATTCGTACCCGTTATAATCAAATCTTATCCGCATTCCCGTTCAGGCAGCGGTATGTTGACACGCCGTTTGCAAAGACGTTTCTGCTCGAATGCGGCAGTCCCGAAAACCCGCCGTTGATTCTCCTGCACGGTTCATGCAGCAACAGCGCATTCTGGTTTTCCGAAATCATGGCGCTGTCGGCTCAATTCCATGTGTTTGCCGCCGACATCCCCGGCGAAGCCGGAAACACCGAGGAAAATCGCCTTAATCTCAGGTCGGACGATTATGCCGATTGGCTGAAAGCGGTTTTCGATGCGCTCTCAATCAAGCAAGCGGTTGTTATGGGTAATTCGCTGGGCAGCTGGATGGCTTTGAAATTCGCCGTTAAATACCCGGAATATGTATCAAAATTGATTATCATCGCCCCGTCGGGATTGTCACATCAAAATGATAAAATACTCGAAAAAGCAAAACAGTCCGCTCAACAAAACGAAGATCTTACCATAGATTCTTCAATCTCACAGGGTATCGAACTGCCGAAAGAGGTCTTGGAGTTCATCAACCTGATCGGTGCCGGATATTACCCGATCACAGAAGAACTGCCCGCCTTTTCGGACGAACAGCTCAAACGGCTCACCATGCCGGTTTTATTCGTTGCAGGCAAACTCGACGTTATGGTCGACGCCCCCGCCGCCGCAAAACGGCTGGGAAACCTGCTTCCCCACGCCGAAATCCGCCTGCTTGAAAACATCGGTCATATGGTTTTAAACGCCCTCGAATATATTATCCCGTTTGCCGCAAAATGA
- a CDS encoding helix-turn-helix domain-containing protein yields MSEIYYTVEKISELLSIHPKTIQRYIREGKLGANKIGKSWRVTGHDLSVFLEQNRPNEEKREPSETRVEVSAVVDMECTEDEATRISNLLNGALHSKPPEYGRCSMHAQYIPDQNKLRISLWGGIEFTEAVIASIAELTRNPE; encoded by the coding sequence ATGTCTGAAATCTATTACACCGTTGAAAAAATCTCGGAGCTGCTCTCCATCCACCCCAAGACCATTCAGCGTTACATCCGCGAGGGTAAGCTGGGCGCCAATAAGATCGGTAAAAGCTGGCGTGTGACCGGCCACGATTTGAGCGTCTTTTTAGAGCAGAACCGCCCAAACGAAGAAAAAAGAGAACCATCCGAAACCCGCGTCGAGGTCTCGGCGGTCGTCGATATGGAATGCACAGAAGACGAGGCCACCCGCATCTCCAATCTGCTCAACGGCGCACTGCATTCCAAGCCTCCGGAATACGGGCGCTGCTCCATGCACGCCCAGTATATCCCCGATCAAAACAAACTCCGCATATCCCTTTGGGGCGGTATCGAATTTACCGAAGCCGTGATCGCCTCGATCGCCGAATTGACACGAAATCCCGAATAA